The Coffea arabica cultivar ET-39 chromosome 6e, Coffea Arabica ET-39 HiFi, whole genome shotgun sequence genome contains the following window.
CCAGAAATACAGCCCTCATGCCCGAACCGGGATGCTGCACCGGGCGCTGGGATTGTTGTTCCAGAGTAGGCCAAGCAGCCATTGAAAGATTAGGCTTCTTCCCTCCACTCCTCCCACTATTCAACATCATTTGTTGGGTCTGGCTAAACTGAAACTTCGCCTGACCCCATACACCCATCGCctcctgctgctgctgctgcctcATCATCTGTTGCTGCCTCAGCTGCTCAAACTACAtccccaaaaggaaaaaaaaaaaaaatttcaccaaacgaactaggaaaaaaaaaagcggGGGTAAAACAAACATAAAAGCTAAAACCGAATAATGCCACTTCCCAAACTTACTTGGGCGACTTTTAAATGCTGCTGATGAGAAAGATGGGTCTGGTGGTCAGGCCGAAAACCAAGACTTGGGCTAGGGATTCTCTGAGGTACAGAGATGGTGCTACGCTTTGTGGGAGGCCCAACTAGTCCACCATTCTTGTTGGGGTAAAATCCACCAGCTCCCTCCATCACTCTCATGCGAGCAACCTCCCCTGCAGCCGCATGTAATAGCAGATCCCAGGCCGCGTCGGTTTTGTTGATCCCCGGCGGCGAAGCTGCCTTCGAGGGACAGTTTGGGCTGCCACGGCTGGAGCCGTGATAGCAGCCGCATCCACCACACAAAGCACTGCAGAGTGTCGACTGAGGTGAACTAGACAGACCCCATCCCTGTTAAGACAGCAGGgttaaactttaaaaaaacGAAGGGAAAGAAATTTAAGCcaagaaaaaagagagcaaggaaaagaaaaagtggaAGCAATTTGGATACCAGTTTGTTGGTTTCGTAGGTTAAAGCAGAGTCTTCGAAAGTGGAATGAGCCAGTCGTTGCGTTAGACCAGTAACGTAGTCGTCATCGTCACTTTCGGTCTCGGTTGAGCCTTCAAGGGGTGAACTTAGACCCGATTGAGACCCAAAGGGACCAAGCCCATATCCGAACTCATGCCAAGAATCCATCCCGAAGCAACTCTTGGCGGTGTTTCTGGCATCATTCTTCTTGCTGCTGGTCTTCAAGTCAGCGAAGAGTTCGTCGTCGTCGTCAGTCAAGAACTGAGGGAGCAAACGGTGCTCACAATCGTCCGAGTCCGAGTCCTTGGCCATCTTTTCCtggataaaagaaaaataacaacgGAGAAAGAGAGGAAGGAAGCTGTAACAGTGGAAGCCAGAAAGGGTTTTGGAGAGGAGAGGGGATTAGAGCTGGGGTGAGGCCTTGCCCTAAGAGTGTTTGCGGGTTTCTTAAGATTTAATGATACTAAGGAGTAAGGACTTTGCGGTTGTCTTCAGTGGCGCTGTCCTGAAGGGGCCCCAGCCCAAAAAATCTAGAGATAGAAATAGAGAAGattaaccaaaagaaaaaggataaagAGGGCGAGAGTGGTATGGGCAACTGGGCAACAACCGGGGCATGGACGAGACTGCAGGGGTgtgcatcgaattcgaattcggtaattcggaagtttgaattcggaatttttcgaaattttggtATCTGGTAATTCGAccaaattcgatttcgaattcaccaattccgaattcgaattcgtaccgaattcaattcggaattcggtaaattccgatttcaccgatttcaccgaattcggaaaaatttatatattattatataatataaaatttataataatatataaattttatattatattatattatataaattttatattatattatatagtataaattttatattacatgtataaaaaatatatttatatattaaaaacgaatttgaaatcgaaatcggaattcgaattccgatttgaaaaactccattaccgaattcgaatcaAATTCGAAATATATGAATTCGGAAAATTCGAATTCGATTCCGATTTTCGATTTATCGATTTCgaaaattccgaattcaattcgaattcggtcggtaaatcgaaatttttcgattttgcacacccTAGACGAGAGAAAGAAACGAAGAACGGAGCAGGGAAAAGGGCGTAAAAGCGATCGTATTTTCGTATACCAAGTGCTAGGTAATTGTGGGAAAAGGGGTATATGCAGAGTTGTTGCCAGGTAAGATATAGAGATATTGGGGAGGAGGGTGGGGGTGGGGGTTGCGGGAATTGTGGGGTCTAGGGTTTGCACAGGGGAGTCGTGGTGGGTCCGTTCCTCTGACACAATGTTGCTCCCCTTGCATGTGAGCCTTGGTGTGGGTCCTCGGAGGTTTGTGCTTCAGCAACCATAGTCCCTGCGGGTGAGATCGAGTAGGGACGTCGGACTGGAATTGGTTTCCCAATTTGTGGTCCTGAGCTCCGATTCTTTCGTTgccaaacatttttttttatctttttttttatctagtAGAAAATATGGATGGGATTTaagaagtaaaaataaaaaattttaattcactTTTTAGAAGATAAATTTTGGTTTGTCATTGTGTACTCAAATTGCCTCTAATTTGATCCAATTTAACTAGGATTCATCTTGTACGTACACTATCACCGTTAAATATATgatacatatataaaatttaaatttaaaatttaaaatttatttatatgtCATTCATCCAATCGTAATAGTTTATATATtgacagtatatataaaatttatttatttaactaATGCAAAGTTAAAttattgttgttttggaaaaaaaaaaaaattaccagtTAAAAATGTCACCCCCAATTTTTTCCATGGAATCAGCGTAGTTTGAAGTATATTTTACGTACAGAAAATAAATGTTATCTCTCTTTAGCCCGATTAttgattaaagatttttctttttatcaatTGACAACATTACAAGGAACTTATAACGATGAGAGTAGTAAAATTCATGAACTAACTGGTGCGTAGTGAAATTACAATTCacttgctcaaaaaaaaaaaagaaagaaattacaaCTCAGCACATTATAAAACTAATTCACATATAGGGTGGAAGAATAGCGACACTTGGACTCGAGATGTATCGTTATTAAGGCTTTAACTTTGATAGCTACAATAAGCCCCCTCATTGCCATTCATGATTAGTTAAAAAGTGCTAGAACCATGTATAGATTACTTAATAACCATCGAATTTGGGTTTAGTGACCATCAAAGAGGATTTCTTTTTAGGTTGTAGATTGAAGGTTATAATTTCACTGATGAcgagaaaaaattcaaaagaaatatTAGAACATCCCTTTGATTTAGTCGAATCTGTATTTTCGCTAACTCTTTAGGTAgcttttttaagttttttttttataaaatatgatagattaaattataaaaatgatATCATTGcaacaaatatatttatatatgtgtaGATTATTTAATCAAATTGATCAGAGGTTAGACTAAGGCTTAAGAAgcattggaaaaatgaaaggcGATGACAACGTGGTTGCACAATTCTGATTCGTCAACGGGCGGTGCCCGTGTGTGTAAGCAGACAATTGTCCTCATCCAGTGTACGTGGCAATTATACTTTGCATGTAAGCAACAAAACAATAACAAAGgatcaacaaaaagaaaaaggattaaAGATCATCGGACGGACATGGGGTAGGAGGAGTAGGGTCATGAAAGTTCACCGCTGCTATCAGTGGTGGCTGTTACTGTCGAGTGCAGGGTATAGTCGTCGTCCTTTGGTAGTTTGACATGTTTGCCATCAGTCTTGCGTCTTATTCACCATTCCCttgcttttcctttattttgtgGAAATGACGAAAATGTCTTTACAGGTTTTGTATCATGGGGCCCGACCCAAAGGCCAAATATGGAGAATGAAAATGTGTACGTTGCAAGGTATTTTGGTACGTCCAATACTTGGATGGAGCCGATTTTCTAAGAATTAATAGTCCAAATTGTGTTATATTACTTGGCGAGATGGTGCGACGTAATCTGTTGGTATTTGTTCATTTGGTAGTTGGGAATGCGTGTCATTGTCGTGATTCAATTCTTGATGTATCGGTAGTTATTTTGATGAAGTTATCAAATTCTTCTTCTCAAGTCAAATCCACTAATATCAACATGAATTGACTTCAGATGAGTACTATTGTCATTTTTGCTTAGGCATTGTAATTGCGATTAATCAGAGTATTGGATAAAAGTACTATTTTCAATattatttaaaagaaatattgtaatatttttttataacgTGACTGATaagataaaaattattattgtaATACGAATAAAAATatcatttcaaataatacatatTGTTAACCTAAAAGTTATACCGAGCGGAAAAAGACAAGGAGGTGATTCCAGCCAGATctatttggattgtaatttattaattaatttttcattttatcgCATATGATATGTGATTCATATGAGATAAAATGATAATTGATAATATAGAAAGGTGATatgaaaacatatttttttcaaaagttattTTAAGTTTTCTtctaataagtaaataaaacaaatcactCAACTCAAATTTCAATTACTTTTCTCTTTTATACATAAATGTTTAGAGAGAAGGGAGGTTAAGACGTCCCAAAGTTAAAATTGGATATAGCACCGGCAAGGACTTACAAGTCTTACAAATTGCTAATATCATAATTGGCAACATAATTTTGCATATTGCTGATAGTAGGATTCCAATACGAGTTTCCACAACGTTGGAGATATCAATCATGtataatccatttgttttgaCCAGTCCAAACCCACTCGTTAATAAGTAGGATTAAAGTACGAGTTTTCACATGATAATAGTACATTAGAGCTCTCTCTTCCCAAGAGCCTGctattttttaggatttttgttaaaaaaattactgtaacaatttgatgtatatgaaataaaatatttattagaATATGTatttataaaaaagaaaaaatctaaCAAACCTTCCTTCAGGTTTATGATGATTGCAGGAAATACCCTCCAGGTTTATTTACTGATGTAAGCAAAATATTCCTGTTGATATTCCTACATTGCCTTTAGGGGATTTTTCTCCATTGAAATAAAATTCTTTTCTAATTTTAAACTAGTATATTGTCACGTACTTGAAGAAAACCATCTATCAAATTCATTTCTCTTTccttagataaaaaaaaaatttacatggacaaattgaaaaaaaaaagtaatattgGATACCGGTTGAGTAAGTAACCAATTTTTGTAggaatttagaaatatttttctaaattaCTACAAtattcaataaaattaaattgaggTGATTTGGATAGTTAGTACAAAAGAGAATCTATtattcttgcttttctttttttgctatCAAAAGCCGTAagggctatatatatatatgtatatatatgtatgtatgaatGTATATAGGGCCCTAGCAAAGGCTGTACTACTTTGAGGTGGAGGAGGATTGTTGCCTCATCCTACAAGTTgtatttaatccaaaaccaaaaaagaaaataaagtaaagggaaatttgccaaattgatccctaatatttaccaaaaacacttttttagtccctaacatataaaatcagccaaaattgtccttcacatttaaattgtgATCCAATTTGGTCATAATACTCGTATTTCCTCCTTTCTCCGGCTAAAAATAGCACGCCCCTCTCACGTGGTCATATtttcaagggcaaaattggaaaacacaAATCCCAGATCCACTGGGGACGATCCCTGACCTCACAATTTTTATCTTGCTTCGACTCTCTAAGGACAGGTTCACCACAACGGTGACTAAGTTCACCTGAACAGAAGCATATTTGGAGGTGATCAGAAGAGGTGTCGCGTGTCGCTGGTGGAGGCGcgaggagagagaagagggagtgaagtgaggtgaGGTGAGGTACGCGACGCGCGCCAGTGGCGTCGAGCAGCGGCGGCGGCTGCTTCTCATGGATGCGGGCTGCGGCGTCGGGGCAGGCGGAGGATGAAATAGAGCCGCGCAGTGGCGGCGGCTGCTTCTCGTGGATGCGGGCTGCGGCGTTGGGGCAGGCGGAGGATGAAATAGAGCCGCGCAGTGGCGGCGCGTTGAGCAGCTGGCGGCGTGCGCTGGGGTCGCGGGTGAGCTGGTGGAAGGATCACACGGGCAGTGCGCAGGGCAGCAGAGCAGAGATCGCGCGGCAGTGGAGAGAGGCGGTGGACAAGCGATGTTGAAGGGGCGGAGGATGCGGCAGCGGTAATGAGGGCTCTCGGTCgcgatgaagaagaagaaacaggggaaaagaagaaagaagaagaaagcttttgttttccaattttgcccttgaaaATATGACCACGTGAGAGGGGCGTGCTATTTTTAGCCGGAGAAAGGAGCAAAAACGAGCATTATGACCAAATTGGATCACAATTTAAATGTAAAGGAcaattttggctgattttatatATTATggactaaaaaagtgtttttggtaaatgttaggaaccaatttgacaaatttccCTAAAGTAAAATGTGAATTTGGTTTTGGCAGAGAGAGGTGGAATTGGCAATCCCGCGGTTTAAAGTTGCGTACAGCAACTTTGTGCTTTTCTGACCCCGACTGACTACCGTACTTGGCGTTGGGGGCACATGACTCACTGCTTTCTCAGTTTTGCTCAATCAATTGCCTTTTCTCGTCTTCTtcctatccttttttttttttcttttcttggtgtTAAAAAATATGAATGCGTTTGACTCTGGCGATGACCATGGATCAATACATGATGATACCGATCCTACGATTCTACACGATTCTGCTACAATTCTATGCGATTCTACAGAGATTAATATGATTTGCAACTCTGAATGCGATCCGGATCGATTTTGATTATCCGGACGATCTGGATCGCGATTTTGACAACTATGCTTTGGACTATAGATTGCTTATGACAAGTTAGCATGTTAGGACATTATATGCCGAAGCCATAGGTTAGTAGGTTAGTGCATTATACCATGAAGTGCTGGCAATTCTTATAAATACCCATTGGTTAGTTCATAGAAGGTTAGCATGTCAGGGCGTTATACCCACCAACAAAAAGTTTTAACCATTACTAGCGAGAGTGGAacacataattatatataacttTTTGCGGAGAAAGTAACTTGATTTTACCAACCGAGTTGACCTACCTGTCTTTTCatatattgaagaagaagaatagaaGGTCATAAGGTTGTGGAGgctttgtcccacatcggagTTCTGGGGGGTTTGGGATGGGTTTATTAGTTCCCTGTGAGACCTCAAAAGATATCGACATTTGGGGTTCTCACGGGATTTAGGGTTAGTAAAACTGTTGCCAAAAAGCTTTGGGCTTTGGTCAAGAGAGGTCATAAGGTTAGGAGATTCTTCCGTCTCTTTGAGGTATTATACTTTAAGATTAAATTCATTATTAAATTGTAAAATAAGTATTTTTTGACCTTAAATTGCAATAATTTGAATTATTTAAAATGCcgatcattattattattgcgaTGCCCAAATCAGATTCCCTCTCATCGTAACATGGTGTGCACtccagaaaaaaatgaaaaaaaagctGCGCGTATTATATATACGGCTTTAATTGGGTAAATTGTCTTCACTCGTTCCTCGTACACTGTCAGATAATATAAAAATTCCAAAGTACattcctcaatttacagaagaAGAGAATGTTTGAACAAATATTTTATCTGCAAGAGTTTTCCAACTAAATAATCCAAAATTTGAACAGACAAAATGGAATCGGACCATCTGGCTGGTTTTTACCCAGGAACAATTAGTCGTTATGaaaggttttctttttcttctcctttaaAGGAAAATGTCAGTTttcctctaaaaaaaaaaagaagatagttttgaattattttttttactttagcTTTTTGTTGTTAAAGGATTTATTATTCTATAAAACCGTCTTTTtgttttcacaaaaaatattctCATATAGTTATACTAATGTTGTCAAATTAGAAATATTAAAACAACCCGGAAAGAAGAAAACGGAACACACAACTGAAAGGGGAAAGTAAcgattcttcctttttcttttgaagaagatgaaagcaACCAATTTATTAGACAACAAAATTGCCGTAGACCAACTTACATATCATGTTTTAGATTTTTTCGAAAAAAAGTTCTTGCCTATTATTCAGAGATCAATCAAATAATCTTACCCAGTCATATTCTCTTTATCATACAataattccattttttttccccatgCATTCTCCTTCAAATCTTAACCCTATTTGTGTCTCCACCTTACACATAATGGAGTCATTTCTTGTTCACTTTTGCAGTGCTATTGAATGACAAACCTTTTCCAGTTCTCCGGCATGGAGTAAAAATTAAGAATAGCCGGCCTGATGGAGGAGTAAGAATCGAATCATCCTCAACTTATAATGAAGCAATAGAGTAAAcctcaatatatatatatcaagaaCAATATCTTTAATCAATTATCAAGTAAGAACTATAACTAGGATATATATTTTTGTGACCTTTTTCACAAGGTAAAATAAGAGACGTAAATAAAAGAttttttaacatataacacCAGAGAAATCGAAAGTTGCGAGagactctcttttttttttttttttttttacaaagaaaaccacaaaaataaagaaaggtgCAATTTGGTAGGGTCTAaacgtttttatttttttggttttcctaAAGGCAGGTCTAGACGGTTTTTGTCTAGCCTGATGGACAGTGTAACAGTGCAGCTCCGGCCATTGCACGTTCCGCACTGCGTCAAACCCCCCTTTCGTCTACTTAGCGGCCGTCATTTTCCACTGCTAAATCCACTTTGCTATTTATTCCAAGGTCGTTTTCACCGTAACTAGTTGGGAGCGCTGCCGGCGTTAGACGGCGCTCATTTCGCCCCTTTTCTCGCGGTACTGAGAGGGGTTTCAAGCCTTGAAGTCTAAACCACGTCTGTCTGGCGCGTAAGCAAGCAGTAATCAATAAATGGAATGCAGAAGGCGATCGCCGATTGGGACGTGATCGCCTGCGTCAAATACAACACTTGGAAACTGGATCTGCAACACCTTTTCTTATTAGTTcgaagggataatttcacaaacctcccctgaggtttctcaCAATTACAAAGAGCTCTCTTCAAggtttaaaaattacatatatctcCCCTACTTTTACTATTTAGTAAAAAATGTAGGCCTAaagattttctttcaaaaatgtAAACTGCCCTTGTGTACAAaactaaaaaacaaaaatatagtATCCTCACTCATTTTCTTCCACACTTTACATAAATCAACAAGCCAAATCTCTAATAACCATCAAAGCATAAGTTCTAAAATCAAATAGCCATCTAAAGATCCCaaattatatatatagtatCAAATACTCGCcacgataaaaaaaaaacacacacacacacaaaatccCATTGACAACCAATTTTATACCTCCAAATTAAATATCAATGCTCAAATACCTTTTCAATATAAGTTAATTTGACATAGAACCACCATTATAACTCTCATATGgccttaaaaatattaatatctcaaaaataaagaataaattctacctccacaataaaatcataacaaaaaatttctaatccaatgaaagaaatcattatgtaattattgacattttataaaaaattttcttaacaaCAAACAAAATATGTTAAATTTCACATCATTAGTTTTTCTTCctatttcaatcatcaatttcattatcTATTTCTCTATCACTGCGggtctttttattttcttatagtTTGATGCATAATTTACTCCCTTTGTAGATTTTGTAATTCCAATTTACTAAAATCTACAAAATTGAAGATAATAAAAATAGGTTATATTAATTAGAAAATAGACAAGAGacagaaaaatatatattttttaggtTCTGTAAATTTATTgccttaaatttaaaattgtctACTAAGTGGCGGGCATTATAGGTATTTTACTATGTCAAGAAGGTAAGTGTAATATCTTAAATCTGAAGAGAaccagtgaaattgtcagaaccTGAAGGGAGGTTTATGAAGTTATCCCTATTTCGAATCCTAATTTCAATAGTTTCTATCTTTTGAGtttatttgaaagaaaaaaaaaaagtccgtTTCATCGAGGACTGCTGAAAtaggggaaaaaggaaaatggagttAAATTACACATTTTATAAATCCATATCTACTACAGATAAAGTCGTTAAAAAacttatatataataaaaagacCCAATAAACTAGGGTATCAAACACACCCATAAATATTGACACAAAAACTCGAGTGTGGAAGTGTTTATTCAAGAGctctatcaaaatttcaaacattTCTTTAAGAACAAGCTCTACCATACAACAATCTGTTAAGAAGATTTTAACCATGAATTGCTTGGTACAATTACACATATTTACTGTTGAGGATCTCCTCAACTTGGGCTCATGTTTCTCCTTACCATCTATTAACAGAAGATGTGAATCAATTTACATCAAAATGGATTCAATAAACAAAATCCCATTTGTGATGTTAAGAAGGCCAAAAGCCCAAGAAACCCTATAAAACTTCGTTATGCGTTCCCAGAAATTAACTTGCCAGTTCATTCTACTTTTCATTCGACTGGAAGTGCTTTTCATCCCTGCATTCGctgtttcaaattttggatcaaaaGCACCAAACTTGCTTTACTACAAGTGGCTTGCTTCGCACTTCCGCAACAAATCTTCCAAACATTTTTGGCGCCGAAAGACGGTCAGTCCATTGGCACACCAACGTTATCTTCACTTCTGGATTAAAATCTCTATTCTCTATTGACGATTTAGATTCGACGGCAAAAGTTTCTTTCTGGATTACGACTTACCTCCAAGCTTCATCTATATTACGTACGGGTCCTCTATACATGTCTGTGAACTTCGATAAATATATACTGTAATGTATTGATTGTGGCTTCTCCATAGCAATCAtcttcaagtgcaatgattccAACCGGGTCCTCCAAATTCCAAGTAGTCTTCTATCGTGCTCGACgtcctaataataataatgattcttttttatttattcccGAAGCAAAGGTCTTCAAGTGCTTAACCGTTAACAACAGTTAAAACAGCCcacatgcaaatttttctcaattaaaaatatctcttcaaTACTAAAGCAGCTGATCTAAACAATTGTTTGGTATAAAACGATTCGACgtcactttttcttttatataatTCTAAATTTAATCTCATAATCCACTCACTACACATGCTTATCTCATACTCAAACGCCACTGACACAGAAAACTACCTCAAATCAATTCCTGATCCTTTATAATACAAGTCAACTACAATTTCCTTCTATTGAAAAGTTCCAATGCTAAAACTAGTTCTTTTAAATTCTTACTATGTTTCTCAGACTCTTTAATGTAATTACTATacattttgtttggattgcatttttctgaactttttgtaaaaaaaattactgtagcgatttgatatatgtgagttacataggtgattgaaaaatgtgttcagaAATAATGGACATATCAACCGTCGAAAGTAGAAAAGAATATGTCTGTGCTAGTGCGAAATAACAATTGATTGAGTACTGATTTGCCATTacaaacaattttctttcttttgttttttttgggtccTAACATACAATAATGAGTTCGTTATTCGTTACTTCATTTGTTGGTTTTAAGATTTTAAATCAATGTCCTTTGGCTCACAGACTTGTCTTGCAGTATGTTaaatttatttacacttatttcCATCTAACCCCTCAGAACATTTTGTTCTtcgaacaaaagaaaaaaaaaatgtgatggCAAACAAAATCTTTTTCAGGGTTGTGATGGCTGGCCGTATATGGAAACAGGCCAAGTTGACATAAGCCCTGCAGTAACGAAAAGCATGCAGTTGGTATTTCTCATGGAAAATCTACGTAGTGTAGAGTCATAATCATCGTATCAACAGGGAAGCATGTGGAAAGGATTGCTGGATACTCCGTTCTATCATTTTTACACCATCTACCTGTGTTATGGTTAAGAAGCAGacaccttcttttttcttttttttaaaaaaaagcaaTAAGATCGATCGACCAGATATCATCTAATAATTGTGTGTTTCGTGTCGCGAAATTGGCTTCGAGGTTTAGAGCAAGTGTTCCATTATGACATGCAAATTTGTACCGTGATTTCTTATTAATCCCAGCGTTGGCGTGTGCAAATGGGAATCCTAAGCAGACATGAACAAGGCCAAAGGATTCTATCTACCTAATTGCTTTGGAATTGTAAGTGCAATAAGTAGTCTGGACGATAACAAATCAACAACCATGATTGTTAGTGGGGTCGAAGTGCAATTAGCGAAAAGGCAAACAAAAATCTAAAACTAGTGTTAAAGTTAGATGACTTGTGGTAACGTGACTCGcgtaatgatttttttttttttttttttttttagaaaaaggtctctgtttctctcttttcttttctttccttttcttaataATTGAGGCCACAGTGGATTCCAGGTATTAGTGGGGCTTTTAAACAgattaaggggaaaaaaa
Protein-coding sequences here:
- the LOC113696218 gene encoding uncharacterized protein, with protein sequence MAKDSDSDDCEHRLLPQFLTDDDDELFADLKTSSKKNDARNTAKSCFGMDSWHEFGYGLGPFGSQSGLSSPLEGSTETESDDDDYVTGLTQRLAHSTFEDSALTYETNKLGWGLSSSPQSTLCSALCGGCGCYHGSSRGSPNCPSKAASPPGINKTDAAWDLLLHAAAGEVARMRVMEGAGGFYPNKNGGLVGPPTKRSTISVPQRIPSPSLGFRPDHQTHLSHQQHLKVAQFEQLRQQQMMRQQQQQEAMGVWGQAKFQFSQTQQMMLNSGRSGGKKPNLSMAAWPTLEQQSQRPVQHPGSGMRAVFLGNPNIKRECAGTGVFLPRRFGTPAVSRKKSGCSTVLLPDRVVQTLNLNLNLNKEGVDVPAQPAYNAGRASDYDAGALRYRNSSSSSSVGGMGHQQQRGGLRQQAAVMNQVPELRLPQEWSY